A genomic window from Punica granatum isolate Tunisia-2019 chromosome 2, ASM765513v2, whole genome shotgun sequence includes:
- the LOC116194687 gene encoding DNA repair protein RAD50 isoform X3, producing the protein MSTVDKMLIKGIRSFDPENKNVITFFKPLTLIVGPNGAGKTTIIECLKLSCTGELPPNARSGHSFIHDPKVAGETETKGQIKLRFKTAACKDVVCIRSFQLTQKASKMEFKAIESVLQTINPHTGEKVCLSYRCADMDREIPALMGVSKAILENVIFVHQDEANWPLQDPSTLKKKFDDIFSATRYTKALEAIKKLHKDQAQEIKTYKLKLENLQTLKDAAYKLRESISQDQEKTESLKSQLQELEASIQNVDTRIHHTEVTLKDLRKMQEQIATKTAERGTLFKEQQKQYAALAEENEDTDEELMEWKSKFDQKIALLESKISKLEREMNDTETKSSFLKRSINEYIWEISRLQTEAEAHNSLKNERDAMIQKLFSRHNLGSLPAAPFSNEVVLSLTNRVKSRLLDIEQDLQDKKRSNEVEHKTAWDQYMDLNDLWKNMDAQRQAKAEIKVGILRRIQEKEIERDTFELQISNVDLSHIDEREKSMRIEVERKTNQLAEREFESVIRQKQSELYSLEQNIKALNREKDIMAGDSEDRVKLAIKKAELENHKKKHRKIIDDFKDKIRKVLKGRLPFDKDMKKEITQALRALNQEFDDLSSKSREAEKEVNVLQMKIQEVTDNLSKHRKDLESKKRYIESKLQVLELQSSTIDTYHQAVENAKQKRDVQKSKYNIADGMRQMFDPFERVARANHICPCCERPFSSEEEDAFVKKQRVKAASSAERMKMLAVESSEAESQFHQLDKLRTTYDECVKIEKETIPHAERSLRDLKEELDQKSAALDDVLVILAEIQTQKDSVEALVQPVDTADRLFQETQTLQKQVDDLEYKLDFRGQGVRTMEEIQSELNTLQGVKDSLHNELEKLREEQRYMENDLSNIQIRWHTLREEKVKAANTLRDVKKVEEELDRLAEEKSQLDLDEKHLTEDIGHLVKEKDRLLGVYNDLKAKLDHEYEEQMEQKRNYQQEVDAVHKINSKIKEYHDLKKGERLKELQEKQSTSESQLQSCDTRKQEILEELNKSKDLMRNQDQLRRNIEDNLNYRKTKAEVDELTFEIESLEDRILKTGGISTFEAELAKLLQERERLLSEVNRSHGTMSVYQSNISKNKLDLKQAQYKDIDKRYFDQLIQLKTTEMANKDLDRYYNALDN; encoded by the exons ATGAGTACAGTGGACAAGATGCTGATAAAGGGGATCCGGAGCTTCGACCCCGAGAACAAGAACGTCATCACTTTCTTCAAGCCCTTGACCCTCATCGTCGGCCCCAACGGCGCCGGGAAAACA ACAATAATTGAGTGTTTGAAGCTCTCTTGCACCGGGGAGTTGCCCCCCAATGCGAGGTCTGGTCATAGTTTCATTCATGATCCGAAG GTAGCTGGGGAGACGGAGACAAAGGGACAAATTAAACTACGGTTCAAGACAGCTGCCTGTAAGGATGTGGTTTGCATTAGGTCCTTTCAGTTGACTCAGAAGGCATCGAAGATGGAGTTCAAGGCAATTGAAAGTGTACTTCAAACAATTAATCCTCATACGGGAGAg AAAGTTTGCCTTAGCTATCGTTGTGCTGACATGGACCGGGAAATTCCAGCTTTAATGGGCGTTTCAAAGGCTATTCTGGAAAATGTTATATTTGTCCATCAAGATGAAGCTAACTGGCCATTGCAGGATCCTTCtacattgaagaagaaatttgatgatatcttctctgcAACTAG ATACACAAAAGCCTTGGAAGCCATAAAGAAATTACACAAAGATCAGGCTCAAGAGATAAAGACCTACAAGTTGAAGTTAGAGAACCTTCAGACACTTAAAGATGCTGCCTATAAG CTGCGAGAGAGCATTTCTCAGGACCAGGAAAAAACAGAATCTCTGAAGAGTCAATTGCAAGAGCTGGAAGCAAGTATCCAAAATGTCGATACCAGAATCCATCATACTGAAGTGACTCTTAAAGACTTGAGGAAAATGCAAGAGCAGATTGCAACTAAGACTGCTGAAAGAGGAACTTTATTTAAGGAGCAGCAGAAACAATATGCAGCTCTTGCGGAGGAGAATGAGG ATACTGATGAGGAACTGATGGAATGGAAGAGTAAGTTTGATCAGAAAATCGCTCTCTTAGAATCAAAGATTAGCAAGTTGGAGAGGGAGATGAATGACACAGAGACCAAGAGTTCTTTCCTTAAGCGGTCcataaatgaatatatatgggAAATAAGCAGGCTACAAACTGAAGCTGAA GCTCATAACTCTTTGAAGAATGAAAGGGATGCTATGATTCAGAAGCTCTTTTCTCGGCATAATTTGGGTTCACTTCCGGCTGCTCCCTTCAGCAATGAGGTTGTATTGAGCCTTACAAATCGAGTAAAGTCACGGTTGTTGGATATTGAGCAGGATTTGCAAGATAAAAAG AGGTCAAATGAAGTAGAGCACAAGACTGCATGGGATCAGTATATGGATTTGAATGATCTTTGGAAAAATATGGATGCACAAAGGCAGGCCAAAGCAGAGATCAAG GTTGGCATATTGAGGCGCATTCAAGAGAAGGAAATTGAACGCGATACCTTTGAGCTCCAAATTTCTAACGTTGATCTCTCCCACATTGATGAAAGGGAAAAGAGCATG CGAATTGAGGTTGAGAGGAAGACGAACCAGCTTGctgaaagagaatttgaatCTGTCATACGACAAAAGCAAAGCGAGCTATACAGCCTCGAGCAAAATATTAAGGCTCTCAATCGAGAGAAAGACATCATGGCAGGTGATTCTGAGGACAGAGTAAAGCTGGCTATTAAGAAGGCAGAGCTAGAAAATCACAAGAAGAAGCATAGAAAGAT AATTGATGACTTCAAGGACAAAATCAGAAAAGTGCTGAAAGGGAGGCTTCCTTTTGACAAGGatatgaaaaaggaaattactCAGGCGTTGAG GGCTCTTAATCAAGAATTTGATGATTTGAGCTCAAAATCTCGTGAAGCTGAGAAGGAAGTGAATGTGTTGCAGATGAAAATTCAGGAAGTTACTGATAACTTGTCCAAACATCGGAAGGATTTGGAAT CAAAAAAGAGGTACATTGAATCCAAACTCCAAGTCCTGGAGCTGCAGTCTTCCACCATTGACACTTATCATCAAGCAGTAGAGAATGCTAAGCAAAAAAGGGATGTCCAGAAAAG TAAATATAACATCGCAGATGGAATGCGCCAAATGTTTGATCCGTTTGAACGAGTAGCCCGCGCTAATCATATTTGTCCCTGCTGTGAGCGTCCTTTCTCATCTGAGGAGGAAGATGCATTCGTTAAGAAG CAAAGAGTGAAGGCTGCTAGTTCTGCTGaacgcatgaaaatgttggcAGTGGAATCCTCGGAGGCAGAATCTCAATTTCACCAGTTAGATAAGCTTCGTACTACATACGATGAATGTGTGAAGATAGAGAAGGAGACGATTCCTCATGCTGAAAGAAGCTTACGTGATCTTAAGGAAGAGCTGGATCAGAAATCTGCGGCTCTTGATGAT GTATTGGTTATTCTTGCTGAGATACAGACCCAAAAAGACTCGGTTGAGGCATTGGTACAACCTGTTGATACTGCAGACAGACTTTTCCAAGAAACTCAGACTTTGCAGAAGCAAGTTGATGATTTGGAGTACAAGCTTGATTTTCGTGGGCAAGGTGTCAGAACTATGGAAGAAATTCAATCTGAGCTGAATACCTTGCAGGGCGTAAA GGACAGTTTGCACAATGAATTGGAGAAACTGAGGGAAGAGCAAAGGTACATGGAGAATGATTTATCAAACATTCAAATTCGCTGGCACACGCTACGGGAGGAAAAGGTAAAAGCAGCTAATACACTGCGGGATGTCAAAAAGGTGGAGGAAGAGCTGGATCGTTTAGCTGAGGAGAAGAGTCAGCTTGATCTCGATGAGAAG CACTTGACAGAGGATATTGGCCATTTAGTCAAAGAGAAGGATAGACTACTGGGCGTATACAATGATTTAAAGGCCAAACTTGACCATGAGTATGAAGAACAGATGGAGCAGAAAAGAAACTACCAGCAGGAAGTTGATGCAGTACACAAAATAAATTCCAAAATTAAGGA GTACCATGATCTAAAGAAAGGAGAGAGGCTGAAAGAATTACAAGAAAAACAATCCACATCAGAGTCTCAACTTCAGAGCTGTGATACGAGGAAGCAGGAGATTTTGGAGGAACTAAACAAGAGTAAGGACCTTATGAGGAATCAAGATCAACTGAGACGAAATATTGAGGACAATTTGAACTACAGGAAGACAAAAGCTGAAGTAGATGAGCTCACCTTTGAAATAGAATCCTTGGAGGACAGAATACTCAAGACTGGTGGAATTTCTACCTTTGAAGCAGAACTTGCGAAACTTTTACAGGAAAGAGAGAGGCTTCTCTCTGAG GTTAACAGGTCTCATGGAACAATGTCTGTCTATCAAAGCAACATTTCGAAGAACAAATTAGATCTCAAGCAGGCTCAATATAAGGATATCGACAAGCGGTATTTTGACCAGCTAATCCAACTTAAG ACCACTGAGATGGCAAATAAGGACTTGGACAGATACTACAATGCACTAGACAA CTAA